Part of the Thiohalophilus sp. genome is shown below.
AGAAACTGTCGGCGGGCTGGGCCTTACCTGTATAAAGGTTGATATAATCGACTTCGTCAACCTTCATTTTGGTGTCGGCCTTGGTCATGCCGAAGGTCAGCGTCTGGCGTTGCGGTCCCGCACCGATCCGGGTCAGGATATAGGCCGGTTCCATATGGTTGAGAAAGTTGTTGTATATCTTGCGATCACCGAAAGCATAGAATCGACCATCCTTGTGAAATACGGTGAAAAGTTCCCGCACTCCGGACTTCTCGGCGGCTTTTGCTGTAGTGGCCGACGTCTCTGCCTTGTTGCCTTCCTGGCTCACGCATGCGCTGCTGGACAGTGCCGCCACGGCGATAACGGTAATGAGCGTAATTGCTCTTAACGGATTCATGATTTGTGCTCCTGTTTATACTTGGCTCGTAGAGTTTTGGCTAACAACCCTCCCGCGCGGCGGGATGGTTGTTTAGCAATCGCGTTACTCGATTCCGAGCTTTTTACGCTCGCGTTCCGCAACAGCAGCCGGCAGCGGGATATAACCGTCACGAATCACGGTTTCCTGACCCTGCTTGGAGAGCACCATCTTGAAGAACTCACGCTCCAACGGCGGCAACGGCTGACCGGGTTTCTTGTTGACATACACATACAGCATGCGGGCCAGCGGGTACTTGCCGTTGGCTGCATTTTCCGGAGTCGCTCCATAGGCGGGGTTACCGTCTTTCTCTGCAAGCGGCACTGCACGCACACCGGAAGTGATATAACCGATGCCGGAATAGCCGATACCGTTCAGGGACTCGGTCACACCCTGCACAACAGATGCTGAGCCCGGCTGTTCATTGATGGAAGCCTTGTAATCACCATCACACAGGGCATGTTTCTTGAAATAACCGTAGGTACCGGATACAGCATTACGGCTGTAGAGCGTCATGTCACGCGATGCCCAGGCACCGGTCATACCGAGCTGGCCCCAGCGGGTGATATCTTCCTTGTAACCACAGCGGCGGGTCGCGGAGAATACGGCATCGACCTGCGGGATTGACATACTCTTGATCGGGTTATCCTTATTGACATAGACCGCCAGAACGTCGATAGCGGTTGCAACAGGCGTCGGCGGATAGCCAAATTTCTTTTCAAAGGCTTCGACTTCCTTG
Proteins encoded:
- a CDS encoding phosphate ABC transporter substrate-binding protein, with translation MFKKKQLLASLLALSFVSGQAFAQAKVDSNLPDYQSASGVSGNFSSIGSDTMNNLMTLWAEDYAKFYPNVNIQIQGAGSSTAPPALAQGTANFGPMSRQMKGKEVEAFEKKFGYPPTPVATAIDVLAVYVNKDNPIKSMSIPQVDAVFSATRRCGYKEDITRWGQLGMTGAWASRDMTLYSRNAVSGTYGYFKKHALCDGDYKASINEQPGSASVVQGVTESLNGIGYSGIGYITSGVRAVPLAEKDGNPAYGATPENAANGKYPLARMLYVYVNKKPGQPLPPLEREFFKMVLSKQGQETVIRDGYIPLPAAVAERERKKLGIE